In Trichocoleus desertorum NBK24, the following are encoded in one genomic region:
- a CDS encoding gamma-glutamylcyclotransferase, with the protein MDFLRVFVYGTLKPGEVNYQRYCAGKVTAATPAIARGQLFALALGYPAMTWGTQMVHGFLLSFEDTAILARLDALEDFVPGRSLEQNEYQREVITVCDSEGRPLGDAWAYLMHPQRIQQLQGVLLPNGIWSAQSLPVE; encoded by the coding sequence ATGGATTTCTTGAGAGTCTTTGTCTACGGCACCCTCAAGCCTGGAGAGGTAAATTATCAACGTTACTGTGCAGGCAAAGTCACAGCAGCAACTCCCGCGATCGCCCGTGGTCAGCTCTTTGCTCTAGCCTTGGGCTACCCAGCCATGACTTGGGGAACTCAAATGGTGCATGGTTTCTTACTTAGTTTTGAGGACACAGCTATCTTGGCCCGCTTGGATGCTTTAGAGGATTTTGTCCCAGGGCGATCGCTAGAGCAGAACGAATATCAGCGAGAAGTGATTACGGTTTGCGATTCTGAAGGGCGACCTTTAGGTGATGCTTGGGCTTACCTCATGCATCCTCAGCGCATTCAACAACTTCAAGGCGTCTTACTACCCAATGGAATTTGGAGTGCTCAAAGTTTGCCAGTTGAGTAA
- a CDS encoding anti-sigma factor has translation MMPEFESRNRSESTSSEDGFTGQIDTPHQPTGALSMLQRDRFELLSAYLDGEVTAAERKQVEEWLATDPVVKRLYTRLLELRQGLQSMPVPAASQSVEQTVDAVFKRVNRRPKQILLWGGAAVAALFVGAVSGFLPGSDAFRPQFAQSPIEGSGATQNAQLPSSASSVNSDALMIALDQPVVQIPKAPVSMPAAVDGDIYNDSNANIR, from the coding sequence ATGATGCCTGAATTTGAGTCCCGTAACCGCTCTGAATCCACATCCTCTGAGGATGGTTTCACTGGACAGATTGATACTCCCCATCAACCTACGGGTGCCCTTTCTATGCTCCAACGCGATCGCTTTGAATTATTGAGTGCTTACCTGGATGGTGAAGTCACCGCCGCAGAACGTAAGCAAGTCGAAGAGTGGCTAGCAACAGACCCCGTTGTGAAGCGCTTGTATACTCGCTTGCTAGAACTTCGCCAAGGTTTGCAATCGATGCCAGTACCTGCGGCAAGCCAATCCGTAGAGCAAACAGTGGATGCTGTGTTTAAGCGGGTTAATCGTCGGCCTAAGCAAATTCTGCTTTGGGGTGGCGCAGCGGTTGCAGCTTTGTTTGTCGGTGCGGTTTCAGGCTTCTTGCCTGGTAGTGATGCGTTCAGACCTCAGTTTGCCCAGTCCCCGATTGAAGGGTCGGGTGCAACTCAAAACGCGCAACTGCCAAGCTCAGCGTCATCTGTTAATTCTGATGCTTTGATGATCGCGTTAGACCAGCCCGTGGTGCAAATTCCTAAGGCTCCGGTTTCTATGCCCGCCGCTGTAGATGGCGACATTTATAACGATTCCAACGCCAATATTCGCTAA